ATACAAAAGGGCATTAAAGCGAAAGAATTATAGATTTTGAGTTTAATGATAAAAAGTATCATACAATCTCAAGAAATATCAAATCGGGATGGGGACGCCAAAAACCAACATCATAAATTGATATTCTTGTGATCGCACGCCCATGAAAGCCATTTCATCCCATTAATTAATTATATTGGATTTAAACAAGTAAAGGAGGTTTCACATCCACATGAAAAAGTCATTTCTCACTTATATCATCGCGCTCGGCATATTTGGAATCATCAATACGGAACTTGGTGTTGTGGGCATTTTGCCACAGATTACGAAAAATTTCCAAATCAGCGTTTCGCAAGCAGGTATGCTTGTAAGCATGTTTGCTCTTATCATTGCTCTTTCAGGACCGTTTATGACATTACTATTTTCAGGAGTAAACCGTAAAAAAATCTTAGCAGGAGTCATTGCCTTTTTTGCAATCTCCAATCTTGTTTCGGCATTCGCCCCTAACTACACTGTTCTATTAATTTTTCGAATTCTACCTGCTTTTCTTCATCCCGTTTATTTCTCGGTTGCATTTGCGGCTGCAGCAAGTTCTGTCCCAAAAGAGCAAAGCGCAAGAGCGGTGGCCAGAGTTTTTACAGGAGTAACTGTAGGGATGGTTTTAGGGGTTCCAATCACATCATTTGTTGGGGATCAGTTTTCTCTTGAAGCTGCATTTCTCTTTTCCGCAATTATTAATGCTATCACATTTATCGGAATTATAAGTTGGATTCCATCCATGCCAGTAACAGAAAAACTATCCTACGGGAAACAATTGAAGGTTTTGGTAAAACCTCAATTATGGCTTAACATTGCAACCGCTTGTTTTATTCTTGCAGCATTGTACTCCGTATATGCCTATTTGGCTGAATATCTTGGGAACGTGACGAACATGAATGGTAAAACGATAAGTGCCATGTTAATTCTATTTGGAGCGAGCGGTGTGTTCGGTAACCTACAGGCTGCTAAGCTACTAAGTAAAAATATGATCAAAACTACCATTTATTATCCTTTGGTCATGGGAGTGATTTATTTATTGATATCTTATGCAGGGGCATATATCATTCCAATGACCATTATTATCATTGTATGGGGTGCTGTTTTTACCGGCGGTCTCATTGTAAGCCAAACTTGGTTAACCTCTGAGGCATCAGAAGCACCTGAGTTTGCCAACAGCTTGTTTGTTTCCTTTGGAAATTTGGGAATCGCATTAGGTACCACCACGGGTGGTTGGTTTTTATCCCAGTTGGGGATACATCAGATTACATATAGCGGTGCTGTTTTTCTAACGCTTGCTTTCATCTGTATTGGACTAAAAATAAAGCTTTTTGATCAAAAACAGGATAAGATTATACTAGTGAAGAAAACCACAAACGATTGATAAAATGAACCAGCGGCGGATGAGGTGCGAAAATATTCCTAGACTGCCGCTGTTATTAACTCGTTTCCCGTTTAATCCCCCCGTTCTCCTTGAGAGGCTCTATTGCACCGAAATATTCATGGCAAGATATACACTTCCAATTTTCGTGCCGCTTGGCTTCTCATGGTTGTCCGTCAATAATTGCTTCGTATCGGACGCATTCAGGAACACGAAATCGGTTCCAAGATCAAGATTCGAAGTAGTGCCGAGGTCGACCTTAGTACCGCCCTTGACCCAATTGTATTTAGGAGTATTAGAGGTATCACCTTCAGCAAACACTTGGCCTCCCTTCATTCCAAAAATGACACCCATAGCAAGAAGCATTTTTTCAAACTCATTGTGATAAATCTCTCCCTATTTCGAATATATTCGACAGAACCAGTACACTTTACCATAAATTTGATATATTGGAACTATGAAGCTCTTATTCTAGTTGATGATAATCGGTGGAATTTGCGGAATCTCAATAAAAAGGGAGAAATGGGGAGCTATGGGTATGATTAAGCAAGAAGTAGAATATGTTTCATTTGTCAAACGGGCTCTCATCTATTTGGTAGACATGATCATCATGTTTGTTCCATTGTTGCTGCTTTATCGTAAGACTTACTTTTTGGCATTGGAATATCAATCTAGCTTTATTTTACTTTCGAAATGGATCATTTTATTCGGCTTTCAAATTAGCTGCTTAGTTCTTTTCGGAGGAACCATCGGCAAATTGATTTTCAAGATTAAAGTTGTCAATGCGGCTGGAAACAATCCAACCCTTCTTCAAGCTGCAATGAGATATTCAATCTTGATGCTAAGCGCAGTACTTGCTTTAACCAAAGAAATTATACACACAGAACTGGGACCGTTACATAACATCTTGGCGTCATACTCCAATTTAATCAACATCTTATCCACTCTCGTATTTCTTATTACCGTATATGATGGGTTCTCCATGTTGTTCAACAAGGAAAGAAGGGCACTTCACGATTTTATGGCGAATACATTCGTTATCAAGAAGCAACGATGAAACGAAAATAACCCGCCCAGGTTAGCGCCACGGGAACGGGTTATTCGTTCGGACATACTCGGAGGATTTCCACCCAAGTGTTGTGCAGGGACGGACCGCGAATCCGTCTCTTTTGGTTATTATAAGCATACTACGTATCATTTAGACACGCAATATGTTATCGCCCTGATTCCAGGTCGCTTTCTCCCAAGGATACATAGTGTGCTGGTCGTGATCGCTCCATAGTCGACTACTTCCCCATCCCCTTGTCATACACAAAGTATCCGAGCAGTTCACCCGTCACGGAATCTACTTGCACCGAAGCTGCATATTGGTAGGTACAAAATAAATGATCCATACATAAGTGCTTCGATACGTCCACGTCATCGATGATATAGCGATTTTTATAGATAACCGTATACTCGGTCACAGCTCTGGGTGGCTTTATTTCACTTTGAAGAAACACTGTTCTGCCACCTGCCTTCTGGTTTAATTCATGAATGGCGTTCTCTTGAGTTTGGCTTGAGGAAGCCCCCAGCTCTTCCTGGTACACGATCTTTAATGGAGCATTCGGCGTATAGGCGCTTAGCTTCTCTTTCAGCATAAAATTAGGCTGCTCATGGACAGCTTCGTAAGCATTATATAATGTCGCAAGAGCTAGCAGCGTCAATAAAAGAGGCTTCAGCGGACCATGCTTCCATAATCGATACATGCCATATATGTTGAAAAGGCTAGATAAGCCGAGCATCCCATAAAAGAACTGTGCACTTACTCCATATTGATAAGGCATCACAGCCCAAAAGCTGAGGCAGCAAATGCCGATGACAAGCAAAATCACGGATACACGTTTCATAAGTCCCCTCTCCGGTCAAGGCTGGTTCACAGAACGCAGCACACCATGGTCGTATGTATAGTCCTCAAACGATTCTTCCTCATTCCTAACAGCAGCAATCCGAATAACAGGCCTTTCCTGGTCTTTCAACAGCTTCGCGTAATCCCTCTGATTCCTTCGGATAACGTCCGTGACCGAATTACATACCTCGAGTCTGTTCTGGTTGAATCGGATGATTCTGACGTCAGGCCACGACAGGTGAAGTCCCTCGAATTCAATGACCCATTCTTCCTGCCCGTCAAGATCGAGATCCGTGAAACTAGAAATTCCCCAGCATTCAATCGCATACAGCTTGCCTTCGTCAGTATCCACTACGACATAAGCTTGGAGTCCGGGGCCATTGCCTGATAAAGGAATGCTTCCGAGCAGCTCATAGCGGGATTGACCTGGGATGAGTTTTTGAACAATTTCCGCCTTCTCCCCTGGACCAGATGCATCTCTGCCAGTAATCTCAGCAGCAACATATCGGAGCAGGTACTGCTCATGCCCTACTTTTACAATGCCATGATAGAAAGCGGGAAGAAGTCCATCATCGGAGGGTTCTTCATAGACCTCTATGTGCACAGGTTGGTTGCCTAACGATCCAAAGGGGATCGAACGGACCCACTTCCACCCCGAATCCGCAATACCCAGAGGCAGTGCTTCAAGCTCCAGAGGTCCAAATGAAAGTGTAATCTCCTCTGGAAGCGTTGCAAGCTTGCTGTCCTTATCGCTTGTCTTCAGATTTGCATCAGCCTTGGTTACCGATAATTCAGATGAAGCTTCGGTAGCCGCCTCTGAGCTGCTACTCGGTGAGGGCATGCAGCCGGATAGCATGGACAGCCCCCCTATAAGTGACATAATCCATACGATTCTACAGCTTTGGCCCAAGCCATACACCTCCGCCTACCATTGTTTACAGAGTAGACTTGCGGAACAGTGAAATCGTTCAAGCCATCACGTATTTGATGAGAATGGAAATAAGAAGCCCCTGTGCCACAGCGATTACAACATCGTTTTTCCAATAGGTCTTGGTATACAAGCTAAACAAACGAAATAAGACGAAGCTGCAAAAGCTGATGGATAGCCATAGGATAAACATGTCTCCTCTCCTTTCGATCCAGTCCTCCATATTCTCGCCCGGATACCCGCAGGCGTACCGGCTACGAACGGAACTGCGCCTGATGCAGTCGGCTGTAAACGCCGCCCACAGCTAGCAGTTCCTCATGCCCACCTTGCTCGGCGATGCCTTGCTCGGTGACGACAATGATCCGATCGGCGTTCTTAATCGTCGCCAATCGGTGCGCAATGACGAGGGTCGTGCGGCCCTCGGACAGCTCCGCCAGCGAAGCCTGAATGGCGGCTTCGGTCTCCGTGTCGAGCGCGGACGTCGCCTCGTCGAGAATCAAGATCGGCGGATTCTTCAGGAACATCCGCGCGATGGCGAGCCGCTGCTTCTGTCCTCCGGACAGCTTGACGCCGCGCTCGCCAATGACGGTCTCCAGGCCTTCCGGCTGGGACCGGATGAACTCCTCCAGCCGCGCTCGGCGCGCGGCTTCCCAGATCTCGGCTTCGCTCGCACCGAGCTTGCCGTAAGCGATGTTCTCGCGGATCGTACCCGCGAACAGGAACACATCCTGCTGCACGATGCCGATCTGGCGGCGCAGCGAGGAAAGCTGAATCTGACGGATATCCATGCCGTCAATGGTCACGCGCCCACCGGTCACGTCGTAGAAACGCGGCAGCAGGCTGCATAGCGTCGTCTTACCGGCTCCCGACGGACCGACGAAAGCAACGGTCTCGCCGGCGCGGATCGTCAGGTCAATCTGCTGCAGCACCTGCGCCTCCTCGCCATAGCCGAAGGTCACGGCATCGTAGCGGATGTCTCCGCGAAGATGATCAATTTCAATGGCATCCGAGGCATCAGCGACCTCAGGCTCCGTATCGATAATCTCGATATAGCGTTTAAAGCCGGCAATCCCTTTCGGGTAGCTTTCAATAACCGAGTTGATTTTCTGGATAGGCGCAAGGAACACGTTGGTTAGCAAGACAAACGCAATGAACTCCCCGTTCGTAATCTCGCCTCGAATGACGAAGAACGTACCGCAGACCAGTACGAAGACGGTCACAAAGCGCATCAATATGTAACTGAGCGAAATGTTCCAGGCCATGATTTTGTAAGCCATCAGCTTGGTAAGCCGAAACCGGCCGTTATTTTCCGCAAACAGTTGCTTTTCATACGTTTCATTGGCAAAGGCCTGCACAACACGGATGCCGCCAATGTTATCCTCAACGCGCGCATTAAAATCGGCCAAATCGCCCATCATACGGCGAAAAGTGACCGTCATTTTGCGGTTAAAATGCATCGCAATCCACAGGAGCAACGGCGCAACCACGAAAGTAAGCAGCGCCAGCTTCACATTAATGGTCAGCATGAGCACTAGCGCTCCGATCAAGGTCATGACCGCGATAAACAAATCCTCCGGACCATGGTGAGCTACCTCGCCGATCTCCAGCAAATCATTGGAAATCCTCGACATCAGCTGCCCCGTCTTGTTATTGTCGTAAAAACGGAAGGACAGCTTCTGCAGATGCTCGAACATCTTTTTGCGCATATCTGTTTCGATGTTGATGCCCAGCTTATGTCCCCAGTACGTGACCACGAAGTTCAGCACGGAGTTTAGCGCATACACGGCAAGCAAGCCCGCACACGCCCACAAAATCCACTGCCAGTTTCCTGCAGGCAGCAGTTTGTCGACAACCTGGTTAACCGCCAGCGGAAAACCGAGCTCCAATACCCCCGCAACGACGGCGCAGGTAAAATCGAGAATAAATAACCCTTTATAAGGCTTGTAATAACTAAAAAAACGACGAAGCACTGTGATCTTTCCCTTCTAGTAGCATGATCCTCATCCGTAGGAGAAGAAGATAACTGCCAGCAGCGGCAGTATGATTTCATCTTAAACAGATTGAGAACTATTATCAATCTAAAGTTTCATTTGAACAAAAAAATCGCCAACTCCTCGCTCAAGAAAGGCAAGAATCAGCGACTCCATATGTATAAGGAAATCCTCCAGAGCTGCTAGGCACCTATAACAGGTGCATGTCTTTTGGCAGCACGTCGTCGAATGACAGCCTCCATAATGAACAAGTTAGGCACCCAGCAGAGCCATGCAGTCACTTGATAACCCGTTATAAAATTGCCAAACAGCAGCGCCATCGGCCCAAGCCACAGCCGCAGCGTGATTGCCGCACAGGTGAGCGCATAGCTCCGCATCATCCAATC
This genomic window from Paenibacillus hexagrammi contains:
- a CDS encoding ABC transporter ATP-binding protein, with amino-acid sequence MLRRFFSYYKPYKGLFILDFTCAVVAGVLELGFPLAVNQVVDKLLPAGNWQWILWACAGLLAVYALNSVLNFVVTYWGHKLGINIETDMRKKMFEHLQKLSFRFYDNNKTGQLMSRISNDLLEIGEVAHHGPEDLFIAVMTLIGALVLMLTINVKLALLTFVVAPLLLWIAMHFNRKMTVTFRRMMGDLADFNARVEDNIGGIRVVQAFANETYEKQLFAENNGRFRLTKLMAYKIMAWNISLSYILMRFVTVFVLVCGTFFVIRGEITNGEFIAFVLLTNVFLAPIQKINSVIESYPKGIAGFKRYIEIIDTEPEVADASDAIEIDHLRGDIRYDAVTFGYGEEAQVLQQIDLTIRAGETVAFVGPSGAGKTTLCSLLPRFYDVTGGRVTIDGMDIRQIQLSSLRRQIGIVQQDVFLFAGTIRENIAYGKLGASEAEIWEAARRARLEEFIRSQPEGLETVIGERGVKLSGGQKQRLAIARMFLKNPPILILDEATSALDTETEAAIQASLAELSEGRTTLVIAHRLATIKNADRIIVVTEQGIAEQGGHEELLAVGGVYSRLHQAQFRS
- a CDS encoding RDD family protein, whose translation is MIKQEVEYVSFVKRALIYLVDMIIMFVPLLLLYRKTYFLALEYQSSFILLSKWIILFGFQISCLVLFGGTIGKLIFKIKVVNAAGNNPTLLQAAMRYSILMLSAVLALTKEIIHTELGPLHNILASYSNLINILSTLVFLITVYDGFSMLFNKERRALHDFMANTFVIKKQR
- a CDS encoding MFS transporter — translated: MKKSFLTYIIALGIFGIINTELGVVGILPQITKNFQISVSQAGMLVSMFALIIALSGPFMTLLFSGVNRKKILAGVIAFFAISNLVSAFAPNYTVLLIFRILPAFLHPVYFSVAFAAAASSVPKEQSARAVARVFTGVTVGMVLGVPITSFVGDQFSLEAAFLFSAIINAITFIGIISWIPSMPVTEKLSYGKQLKVLVKPQLWLNIATACFILAALYSVYAYLAEYLGNVTNMNGKTISAMLILFGASGVFGNLQAAKLLSKNMIKTTIYYPLVMGVIYLLISYAGAYIIPMTIIIIVWGAVFTGGLIVSQTWLTSEASEAPEFANSLFVSFGNLGIALGTTTGGWFLSQLGIHQITYSGAVFLTLAFICIGLKIKLFDQKQDKIILVKKTTND